The Populus alba chromosome 4, ASM523922v2, whole genome shotgun sequence genome contains a region encoding:
- the LOC118060038 gene encoding BTB/POZ domain-containing protein At3g44820 isoform X1, whose protein sequence is MAPAGKVTGFHKEGSDWFCNAGLPSDITVVLDDIKFHLHKFPLVSKCGKIARICEESSEKAFIAAFEDFPGGPDTFLIAVKFCYGLRVELTPRNIVIVYCAADYLQMTDEYGEDNLFSKSENFFHKNVLHNWKDCILALQSSDPVIARAEKLQIISKCLSALSMMVCTDPSLFGWPMMMYGSLQSPGGSILWNGINTGARIQSIESDWWFEDISYLSVGLFERLINTMETRGIRPEILVGAIMYYARKYLPGLGRWQSGQSRKTRTFASFSLTPAVVDQKVLIETIEKLIPEKKGKSFCRFLLGLLRVALILGVSQMCKDSLERRVGMQLEVATLDSLLIPAYSDSDTLYNVDCVERIIHHFMASESRITLFSPSSLDPETSPSSEPLRKVAKLIDNYIAEVASDIHLKPRKIRSLAEALPESSRPLHDGLYRALDIYFKAHPWLSEKEKEELCNTIDYQKLSIDACAHASQNARLPLRVALQVLFFEQMQLRTALAGCLHAMDTESAPAGPIPSDRFGQIVQRDGWRTVVQVNQVLKVDMDNMRSRVGELEEEFSKIKQEMKRVTKSHSSLSSPRLVARKIGCKLVPRSSYAQPHAVDITGPTPRASVEQAHRPHHSRHWKSFSLF, encoded by the exons atgGCCCCTGCAGGGAAAGTTACTGGTTTTCACAAAGAGGGTAGTGACTG GTTCTGCAATGCAGGGTTGCCAAGTGATATCACTGTTGTTTTGGATGATATAAAGTTCCATCTTCATAAG TTTCCACTGGTGTCAAAATGTGGGAAGATAGCACGAATATGTGAAGAATCCTCTGAAAAGGCATTCATCGCAGCATTTGAGGATTTCCCTGGTGGTCCAGACACTTTCTTGATTGCAGTAAAGTTTTGCTATGGATTAAGGGTGGAACTGACACCAAGAAACATAGTAATCGTGTATTGTGCAGCAGACTATCTTCAGATGACAGATGAGTACGGAGAAGATAACTTGTTTTCCAAGTCTGAAAATTTCTTCCACAAGAATGTTCTTCACAACTGGAAAGACTGTATACTGGCTCTTCAAAGTTCCGATCCTGTTATTGCAAGGGCTGAAAAGCTCCAGATTATAAGCAAATGTTTGAGTGCTCTATCCATGATGGTATGCACAGATCCTAGTTTGTTTGGATGGCCCATGATGATGTATGGTAGCTTACAGAGCCCTGGTGGAAGCATCCTGTGGAATGGTATAAACACCGGGGCTAGAATCCAAAGCATAGAATCTGACTGGTGGTTTGAGGACATATCATACCTCAGTGTAGGTTTGTTTGAAAGATTGATAAATACAATGGAAACCAGAGGCATAAGGCCTGAAATTCTTGTCGGTGCAATTATGTATTATGCCAGAAAGTACCTACCGGGCCTGGGCAGGTGGCAGAGTGGACAGAGTCGGAAAACAAGAACATTTGCCAGTTTTAGTTTGACACCTGCTGTTGTTGATCAAAAGGTTTTGATAGAAACCATTGAAAAACTTATCCCGGAGAAAAAGGGGAAATCCTTTTGCCGTTTTTTATTGGGACTTCTTCGAGTTGCTCTGATACTGGGTGTCAGTCAAATGTGCAAGGACTCTCTAGAGAGGAGAGTAGGGATGCAGCTGGAAGTGGCGACCCTGGATAGTCTTCTTATTCCTGCCTATTCAGATTCTGATACCTTGTACAATGTTGACTGTGTGGAAAGGATCATTCATCATTTCATGGCTTCAGAATCCAGGATTACGTTGTTTTCTCCATCATCATTGGACCCAGAAACATCTCCATCATCTGAACCTTTAAGAAAGGTTGCAAAACTGATAGATAACTACATTGCAGAGGTTGCTTCAGACATACATTTGAAACCTAGAAAGATACGATCTCTTGCAGAGGCCCTTCCAGAATCTTCAAGACCATTGCATGACGGGCTATACAGAGCACTGGATATATATTTCAAG GCACACCCTTGGCTAtcagagaaagagaaggaagaacTTTGCAACACCATTGACTACCAGAAGCTCTCCATTGATGCCTGTGCCCATGCTTCCCAGAATGCGAGGTTACCACTTAGAGTTGCACTTCAAGTGTTGTTCTTTGAGCAGATGCAATTGAGAACTGCTCTTGCTGGCTGTCTACATGCCATGGACACTGAAAGTGCCCCTGCAGGTCCCATTCCTAGTGATAGGTTTGGCCAGATTGTACAGAGGGATGGGTGGAGAACAGTTGTGCAAGTGAACCAGGTTTTAAAGGTAGATATGGACAATATGAGGTCTAGAGTTGGGGAACTTGAAGAagaatttagtaaaataaaacaagagatGAAGAGAGTGACTAAATCACATAGCTCTCTTAGTTCCCCTCGCTTGGTTGCCAGGAAGATTGGGTGCAAGCTTGTTCCACGATCCTCATATGCACAACCTCATGCTGTCGACATTACTGGACCAACACCTAGAGCATCAGTTGAACAAGCACACCGTCCCCACCATTCGAGACACTGGAAGAGTTTCTCTTTGTTTTGA
- the LOC118060032 gene encoding UDP-D-apiose/UDP-D-xylose synthase 2, with translation MASSVVRVDLDGKPINPLTICMIGAGGFIGSHLCEKILNETQHKILALDVYNDKIKHLLEPDSLPWAGRIQFHRINIKHDSRLEGLIKMSDLTINLAAICTPADYNTRPLDTIYSNFIDALPVVKYCSENGKRLIHFSTCEVYGKTIGSFLPKDSPLRQDPAYYVLKEDASPCIFGSIEKQRWSYACAKQLIERLVYAEGAENGLEFTIVRPFNWIGPRMDFIPGVDGPSEGVPRVLACFSNALLRREPLKLVDGGESQRTFVYIKDAIEAVLLMIENPSRANGHIFNVGNPNNEVTVRQLAEMMTAVYANVSGEPALEEPTVDVSSKEFYGEGYDDSDKRIPDMTIINRQLGWNPKTSLWDLLDSTLTYQHKTYAEAIKKVMSQPTTS, from the exons ATGGCATCATCAGTGGTGAGGGTTGATCTTGATGGAAAACCAATAAATCCGCTAACAATTTGCATGATCGGTGCTGGTGGTTTCATTGGGTCCCACCTGTGTGAGAAGATCTTGAACGAAACTCAACACAAGATCTTAGCCCTTGATGTTTACAATGACAAGATCAAGCACCTTCTCGAACCGGACAGCCTCCCTTGGGCTGGCCGGATCCAGTTTCACCGTATCAATATCAAACACGACTCTCGCCTCGAAGGCCTCATCAAGATGTCAGATCTG ACGATAAATCTGGCTGCGATCTGTACTCCAGCGGATTATAATACGCGTCCTTTGGATACTATTTATAGCAACTTTATCGACGCGCTGCCTGTG gTGAAGTACTGTTCAGAGAATGGGAAGCGTCTGATTCACTTCTCGACTTGTGAAGTGTATGGGAAAACTATTGGGAGTTTTCTTCCTAAAGACAGTCCTCTTCGTCAG GATCCTGCATATTATGTGCTTAAAGAAGATGCCTCTCCCTGCATTTTCGGTTCCATTGAGAAGCAGAGATGGTCTTATGCGTGTGCAAAGCAATTGATTGAGAGGCTAGTTTATG CTGAGGGTGCAGAGAATGGACTTGAGTTCACCATCGTGAGGCCTTTCAACTGGATTGGACCCAGAATGGATTTTATTCCCGGTGTTGATGGCCCAAGTGAGGGGGTTCCTCGGGTTCTTGCTTGCTTTAGCAAT GCTCTTCTTCGCCGGGAGCCGCTCAAGCTTGTGGATGGTGGCGAATCCCAGAGAACATTTGTTTATATTAAGGATGCCATCGAGGCTGTTCTCTTGATGATT GAAAATCCTTCCAGGGCCAATGGTCATATTTTTAACGTTGGCAACCCTAACAATGAAGTCACTGTGAGGCAGCTTGCAGAAATGATGACAGCG GTCTACGCAAATGTAAGTGGAGAACCTGCTCTGGAGGAACCAACAGTTGATGTCAGCTCCAAAGAGTTCTACGGTGAGGGATATGACGATAGTGACAAGAGAATTCCAGACATGACAATAATCAATAGACAACTTG GATGGAACCCCAAGACATCTCTGTGGGACTTGCTCGATTCAACCCTCACATATCAACACAAGACGTATGCCGAGGCAATCAAGAAGGTCATGTCACAACCCACAACCAGCTGA
- the LOC118060038 gene encoding BTB/POZ domain-containing protein At3g44820 isoform X2, whose product MTDEYGEDNLFSKSENFFHKNVLHNWKDCILALQSSDPVIARAEKLQIISKCLSALSMMVCTDPSLFGWPMMMYGSLQSPGGSILWNGINTGARIQSIESDWWFEDISYLSVGLFERLINTMETRGIRPEILVGAIMYYARKYLPGLGRWQSGQSRKTRTFASFSLTPAVVDQKVLIETIEKLIPEKKGKSFCRFLLGLLRVALILGVSQMCKDSLERRVGMQLEVATLDSLLIPAYSDSDTLYNVDCVERIIHHFMASESRITLFSPSSLDPETSPSSEPLRKVAKLIDNYIAEVASDIHLKPRKIRSLAEALPESSRPLHDGLYRALDIYFKAHPWLSEKEKEELCNTIDYQKLSIDACAHASQNARLPLRVALQVLFFEQMQLRTALAGCLHAMDTESAPAGPIPSDRFGQIVQRDGWRTVVQVNQVLKVDMDNMRSRVGELEEEFSKIKQEMKRVTKSHSSLSSPRLVARKIGCKLVPRSSYAQPHAVDITGPTPRASVEQAHRPHHSRHWKSFSLF is encoded by the exons ATGACAGATGAGTACGGAGAAGATAACTTGTTTTCCAAGTCTGAAAATTTCTTCCACAAGAATGTTCTTCACAACTGGAAAGACTGTATACTGGCTCTTCAAAGTTCCGATCCTGTTATTGCAAGGGCTGAAAAGCTCCAGATTATAAGCAAATGTTTGAGTGCTCTATCCATGATGGTATGCACAGATCCTAGTTTGTTTGGATGGCCCATGATGATGTATGGTAGCTTACAGAGCCCTGGTGGAAGCATCCTGTGGAATGGTATAAACACCGGGGCTAGAATCCAAAGCATAGAATCTGACTGGTGGTTTGAGGACATATCATACCTCAGTGTAGGTTTGTTTGAAAGATTGATAAATACAATGGAAACCAGAGGCATAAGGCCTGAAATTCTTGTCGGTGCAATTATGTATTATGCCAGAAAGTACCTACCGGGCCTGGGCAGGTGGCAGAGTGGACAGAGTCGGAAAACAAGAACATTTGCCAGTTTTAGTTTGACACCTGCTGTTGTTGATCAAAAGGTTTTGATAGAAACCATTGAAAAACTTATCCCGGAGAAAAAGGGGAAATCCTTTTGCCGTTTTTTATTGGGACTTCTTCGAGTTGCTCTGATACTGGGTGTCAGTCAAATGTGCAAGGACTCTCTAGAGAGGAGAGTAGGGATGCAGCTGGAAGTGGCGACCCTGGATAGTCTTCTTATTCCTGCCTATTCAGATTCTGATACCTTGTACAATGTTGACTGTGTGGAAAGGATCATTCATCATTTCATGGCTTCAGAATCCAGGATTACGTTGTTTTCTCCATCATCATTGGACCCAGAAACATCTCCATCATCTGAACCTTTAAGAAAGGTTGCAAAACTGATAGATAACTACATTGCAGAGGTTGCTTCAGACATACATTTGAAACCTAGAAAGATACGATCTCTTGCAGAGGCCCTTCCAGAATCTTCAAGACCATTGCATGACGGGCTATACAGAGCACTGGATATATATTTCAAG GCACACCCTTGGCTAtcagagaaagagaaggaagaacTTTGCAACACCATTGACTACCAGAAGCTCTCCATTGATGCCTGTGCCCATGCTTCCCAGAATGCGAGGTTACCACTTAGAGTTGCACTTCAAGTGTTGTTCTTTGAGCAGATGCAATTGAGAACTGCTCTTGCTGGCTGTCTACATGCCATGGACACTGAAAGTGCCCCTGCAGGTCCCATTCCTAGTGATAGGTTTGGCCAGATTGTACAGAGGGATGGGTGGAGAACAGTTGTGCAAGTGAACCAGGTTTTAAAGGTAGATATGGACAATATGAGGTCTAGAGTTGGGGAACTTGAAGAagaatttagtaaaataaaacaagagatGAAGAGAGTGACTAAATCACATAGCTCTCTTAGTTCCCCTCGCTTGGTTGCCAGGAAGATTGGGTGCAAGCTTGTTCCACGATCCTCATATGCACAACCTCATGCTGTCGACATTACTGGACCAACACCTAGAGCATCAGTTGAACAAGCACACCGTCCCCACCATTCGAGACACTGGAAGAGTTTCTCTTTGTTTTGA